Proteins from one Hypanus sabinus isolate sHypSab1 chromosome X2, sHypSab1.hap1, whole genome shotgun sequence genomic window:
- the LOC132385111 gene encoding trichohyalin-like isoform X2 yields MDVDEFIENLTLEALEAATKSDLINLAKGLNLAEVRLSMKKREVRRAITQYYIGKNVFAAEVLENIPEKVPASGMAQLELEKLRLEHVIELKQLEAAEKEKERAEREKERAEREREHALHLKELEVKQEHELQLKGLEVKKEQDRAEKQREHEIQLKQLEAAEKEKERAKKEREAEKQRKHDLEMEKLRLGQRDQGSDREERFNVSRELRLVPPFEEMDVDSYFLLFEKVAVNQKWPKEQWVALLQSVLKGKAQRVYTALSMEEGEEESYDKVKAAILRSYELVPEAYRQKFRNLKKGWNQMYTEFAYEKGVLLDHWCTAETVEEDYWHLRELILIEEFKGCVLEDIRMYLNEKPNKSISEFARFADEYTLTHKTKFSSNKSSQRDHGNDRESPLAEAEVPPGASGKIAGERQDG; encoded by the coding sequence atggacgtggatgaatttatagaaaacctgactctagaggcactagaggcggccaccaaatcggacttgataaatctggcaaaagggctaaacctcgcagaggtgaggttgtccatgaaaaagcgggaggtgcgaagggcaataactcagtattatattgggaagaatgtgtttgcagctgaggtattggaaaatatccctgaaaaggtaccagctagtgggatggctcagttagagttggagaaattaaggttggaacatgtaattgagttaaagcagctggaagcagccgagaaagagaaagaaagagccgagagagagaaagaaagggccgagagagaaagggagcatgcgctccacctaaaggagttagaggtgaaacaggagcatgagctccagctaaaggggttagaggtgaaaaaagaacaggacagggctgagaaacaaagagagcatgaaattcagttaaaacagctggaagcagctgagaaagagaaagagagagccaaaaaggagagagaggcagagaaacagaggaaacacgacttggagatggagaagttaaggttagggcaaagagatcaagggtcagaccgagaggagcggtttaatgttagtcgggagttgaggttagtacctccgttcgaagagatggatgttgatagttatttcttgctttttgaaaaggtggcagtgaatcagaagtggcccaaagagcagtgggtggcgctgttacaaagtgtgttaaaagggaaggcacaacgagtatatacggcattgtccatggaggagggagaggaggagagttatgacaaagtaaaggcggccattctccggagttatgagttagtacctgaagcatatagacaaaagttcagaaatttaaagaaagggtggaatcagatgtataccgagtttgcctatgaaaagggggtgctcttggaccattggtgcacagcagaaacagtggaagaggattattggcatctcagggagttaattctgattgaggaatttaaaggttgtgttttggaggatatccggatgtatttgaatgagaagccgaataagtccatctcagaatttgctaggttcgcagatgaatataccctaacccacaagacaaagttttcctcgaataaaagttcccagagagaccatgggaacgatagagaaagccccctggctgaggcagaggtcccaccgggagctagtggtaagattgcaggggagaggcaagacggctag